The proteins below come from a single Saccharopolyspora sp. SCSIO 74807 genomic window:
- a CDS encoding amino acid permease — MPGTGLWRTKSVEQSIKDTDEPDTKLRKNLGAWDLIVFGVSVVVGAGIFTLAASTAGDITGPSVSVSFLIAAIACGLAAVCYAEFASTVPVAGSAYTYSYATFGEFIAWIIGWDLILEFAVAAAAVSKGWSTYLQQVLGLIGLEGAQTKFDLGPLQFDWGALLLVAILTTVLAAGTKLSARVSLVISTLKVFVVLLVVVAGLSYVNSDNYSPFIPPAQGAVEDASKLDQSLLSLLLGGTTSNFGVFGLLAGASLVFFAFIGFDVVATTAEETRNPQRDAPRGIFGSLAIVTVLYVAVAIVVTGMVNYTQLATQGDEKATLATAFQIHGVTWAASVITVGALAGLTTVVMVMFLGQVRILFAMSRDGLLPRGLAKTDEERGTPVRATVLVGVVVALASAFFPADKLEEMVNVGTLFAFILVSAGVIVLRRSRPDLPRGFRAPLVPLIPVLAIISCLWLMLNLTALTWVRFVVWMIAGVVVYFLYGRNHSRLGARQRGEVSAGGSV; from the coding sequence GTGCCAGGAACTGGGCTGTGGCGGACCAAGTCGGTCGAGCAATCGATCAAGGACACCGACGAGCCGGACACCAAGCTGCGCAAGAACCTCGGCGCTTGGGACCTGATCGTGTTCGGTGTCTCGGTCGTCGTCGGCGCGGGGATCTTCACCCTCGCCGCGTCGACCGCCGGGGACATCACGGGGCCGTCGGTCTCGGTGTCGTTCTTGATCGCCGCCATCGCGTGCGGGCTCGCCGCGGTCTGCTACGCGGAGTTCGCCTCCACCGTGCCGGTCGCGGGCAGCGCCTACACCTACTCCTACGCGACGTTCGGCGAGTTCATCGCGTGGATCATCGGCTGGGACCTGATCCTGGAGTTCGCCGTGGCGGCAGCGGCGGTGAGCAAGGGCTGGTCGACCTACCTGCAGCAGGTGCTGGGCCTGATCGGGCTCGAGGGCGCGCAGACGAAGTTCGACCTCGGGCCGTTGCAGTTCGACTGGGGCGCGCTGCTGCTGGTCGCGATCCTGACCACGGTGCTCGCGGCGGGGACCAAGCTCTCCGCGCGAGTCAGCCTGGTGATCAGCACCCTCAAGGTGTTCGTGGTCCTGCTGGTCGTGGTGGCGGGTCTGTCCTACGTCAACTCCGACAACTACTCGCCGTTCATCCCGCCGGCGCAGGGTGCGGTCGAGGACGCCTCGAAGCTGGACCAGTCGCTGCTTTCGCTGCTGCTCGGCGGCACGACCAGCAACTTCGGCGTCTTCGGCCTGCTGGCGGGCGCTTCGCTGGTGTTCTTCGCGTTCATCGGGTTCGACGTGGTGGCCACCACCGCGGAGGAGACCCGCAACCCGCAGCGGGACGCCCCGCGCGGCATCTTCGGCTCGCTAGCCATCGTCACCGTGCTGTACGTGGCCGTGGCGATCGTGGTTACCGGGATGGTCAACTACACGCAGCTGGCCACGCAGGGCGATGAGAAGGCGACGCTGGCCACCGCGTTCCAGATCCACGGCGTCACCTGGGCGGCGAGCGTGATCACCGTCGGCGCGCTGGCCGGTCTGACCACGGTCGTGATGGTGATGTTCCTCGGGCAGGTGCGGATCCTGTTCGCGATGTCCCGCGACGGGCTGCTGCCGCGCGGGCTGGCCAAGACCGACGAGGAGCGCGGCACGCCGGTGCGCGCCACCGTGCTGGTCGGTGTCGTGGTGGCGCTGGCGTCGGCGTTCTTCCCGGCGGACAAGCTCGAAGAGATGGTCAACGTCGGCACGCTGTTCGCGTTCATCCTGGTCTCCGCCGGGGTGATCGTCCTGCGGCGTTCCCGGCCGGACCTGCCGCGCGGGTTCCGGGCGCCGCTGGTGCCGTTGATCCCGGTGCTGGCGATCATCTCCTGCCTGTGGCTGATGCTGAACCTGACCGCGCTGACCTGGGTGCGGTTCGTGGTGTGGATGATCGCCGGCGTGGTGGTGTACTTCCTGTACGGCCGCAACCACTCGCGGCTCGGTGCGCGCCAGCGCGGTGAGGTCTCCGCGGGCGGCTCCGTCTGA
- a CDS encoding cation diffusion facilitator family transporter: protein MSAGGGTKAILAALSANAGIAVAKFGGFLFTGSSSMLAESVHSVADTANQGLLLVGKKTSQRKPTEEHPFGYGRDRFFYSFVVALLLFSLGSVFALYEGFHKIEHPEPLTSPLVAVVILLIAIGLETYSFRTAIMESRELKGGLSWWQFIRQAKTPELPVVLLEDAGALLGLVFALGGVGLSVLTGNPVFDGIGTMGIGVLLGVIAVVLIVETKSLLIGEGAAPAVLDDIVAGLRGDRVRKVIHIRTQYLGPDELLVAAKIELEPALPVADVALEIDAAEARVREKVPAAKLIYLEPDLDRTSEQKTAKQD from the coding sequence GTGTCAGCAGGCGGCGGTACCAAGGCGATCCTGGCGGCCCTGTCCGCGAACGCGGGCATCGCGGTGGCCAAATTCGGCGGGTTCCTGTTCACCGGTTCCTCGTCGATGCTGGCGGAGTCGGTGCACTCGGTCGCGGACACCGCCAACCAGGGCCTGCTGCTGGTGGGCAAGAAGACCTCGCAGCGCAAACCGACCGAGGAACACCCGTTCGGCTACGGCCGGGACCGGTTCTTCTACTCGTTCGTCGTGGCGCTGCTGCTGTTCAGCCTCGGCTCGGTGTTCGCCCTCTACGAGGGCTTCCACAAGATCGAGCACCCGGAGCCGTTGACCAGCCCGCTGGTCGCGGTGGTGATCCTGCTGATCGCGATCGGGCTGGAGACCTACAGCTTCCGCACCGCGATCATGGAGTCCCGCGAGCTCAAGGGCGGGCTGAGCTGGTGGCAGTTCATCCGGCAGGCCAAGACCCCGGAGCTGCCGGTGGTGCTGCTGGAGGACGCAGGCGCGCTGCTCGGCTTGGTGTTCGCGCTGGGTGGTGTGGGGCTGAGCGTGCTGACCGGTAATCCGGTCTTCGACGGCATCGGCACGATGGGCATCGGCGTGCTGCTCGGCGTGATCGCGGTCGTGCTGATCGTGGAGACGAAGAGCCTGCTGATCGGGGAGGGCGCCGCCCCGGCCGTGCTGGACGACATCGTCGCCGGGCTGCGCGGTGACCGGGTGCGCAAGGTGATCCACATCCGCACCCAGTACCTCGGGCCGGACGAGCTGCTGGTCGCGGCGAAGATCGAGCTGGAGCCCGCGCTGCCGGTCGCGGACGTCGCCCTGGAGATCGATGCCGCGGAGGCCCGGGTGCGGGAGAAGGTGCCCGCGGCCAAGCTGATCTACCTCGAGCCGGACCTGGACCGCACGTCCGAGCAGAAGACCGCGAAACAGGACTGA
- the manA gene encoding mannose-6-phosphate isomerase, class I, with product MELLRNAVRPYAWGSRTAIADLLGRPVPTPHPEAELWMGAHPGDSSKLVRPDGTEESLLQLLGADPAHHLGAECTGRWGHRLPFMLKVLAADEPLSLQAHPSAEQAAEGFEREERAGLPRNAPDRNYPDPTAKPELICALTEFHALAGFRDAHRTVRLLGELDVPSLRAHTGLLAAQPDAEGLRALFTTWITLPEHYLRELMPELLDACVRHVREHGEFALECRTVLELGEAYPNDAGVLASLLLNRLVLQPGEAIFLPAGNLHAYLHGTGVEILANSDNILRCGLTPKYVNVPELLRVLDFTCADMRVHKGESLDANLTVYRTPAEEFELSRVDWSPAASAPVRLDSGGPQIVLCTKGGVRLRAQDGSLPDLQLAKGESVWLAASDPAVLATPACVDGTAQIFRAATGN from the coding sequence GTGGAGTTACTGCGGAACGCGGTGCGCCCCTACGCGTGGGGCTCGCGTACCGCTATCGCGGATCTGCTCGGGCGGCCCGTCCCCACCCCGCATCCGGAGGCCGAGCTGTGGATGGGCGCGCACCCGGGCGATTCGTCGAAGCTGGTGCGCCCGGACGGCACCGAGGAGTCCTTGCTGCAGCTGCTTGGCGCCGACCCGGCGCACCACCTCGGCGCGGAATGCACCGGCCGCTGGGGCCACCGGCTGCCGTTCATGCTGAAGGTGCTCGCCGCCGACGAGCCGTTGAGCCTGCAGGCGCACCCGTCGGCGGAGCAGGCCGCGGAGGGCTTCGAGCGGGAGGAACGCGCCGGGCTGCCGCGCAACGCCCCGGACCGCAACTACCCGGATCCGACCGCGAAGCCCGAGCTGATCTGCGCGCTGACCGAGTTCCACGCGCTGGCCGGCTTCCGCGACGCGCACCGCACCGTGCGGTTGCTGGGCGAACTGGACGTGCCGAGCCTGCGCGCGCACACCGGTCTGCTGGCCGCCCAGCCGGACGCGGAGGGGTTGCGCGCACTTTTCACGACGTGGATCACGCTGCCCGAGCACTACCTGCGCGAACTCATGCCGGAACTGTTGGACGCCTGCGTGCGGCACGTGCGCGAGCACGGCGAGTTCGCCCTGGAATGCCGAACGGTGCTGGAGCTGGGGGAGGCGTACCCGAACGACGCGGGCGTGCTGGCGAGCCTGCTGCTGAACCGGCTGGTGCTGCAGCCGGGCGAGGCGATCTTCCTGCCCGCCGGGAACCTGCACGCCTACCTGCACGGCACCGGTGTGGAGATCCTCGCGAACTCGGACAACATCCTGCGCTGCGGGTTGACGCCGAAGTACGTCAACGTGCCGGAGCTGCTGCGGGTGCTGGACTTCACCTGCGCGGACATGCGGGTGCACAAGGGCGAGTCGCTGGACGCGAACCTGACCGTCTACCGGACGCCCGCCGAGGAGTTCGAGCTGTCCCGGGTGGACTGGTCCCCGGCGGCTTCGGCACCGGTGCGGCTGGACTCGGGCGGCCCGCAGATCGTGCTGTGCACCAAGGGCGGGGTGCGGTTGCGCGCGCAGGACGGTTCGCTGCCGGATCTTCAGCTGGCCAAGGGCGAGTCGGTGTGGCTGGCCGCGTCCGACCCGGCGGTGCTGGCGACCCCTGCTTGCGTGGACGGCACCGCGCAGATCTTCCGCGCGGCGACCGGCAATTGA
- a CDS encoding Trm112 family protein, with product MDLEPKLLEILACPGEGGALRAGSAGDAQADYLTCSECGRGFPVRDGIPVLLLEEAVGGPDAGGSGDAGSPGER from the coding sequence GTGGACCTGGAACCGAAGTTGCTGGAGATCCTGGCCTGCCCGGGCGAGGGCGGTGCGTTGCGCGCCGGTTCGGCCGGTGACGCGCAGGCGGACTACCTGACCTGCAGCGAATGCGGTCGCGGTTTTCCGGTGCGGGACGGGATCCCGGTGCTGCTGCTGGAGGAGGCCGTTGGAGGCCCCGACGCGGGCGGTTCCGGGGACGCGGGCAGTCCCGGGGAGAGGTGA
- a CDS encoding phosphomannomutase/phosphoglucomutase, whose product MRDLSEIVKAYDIRGVVDEQLDADSVREIGAAFTRLVGGPAVIVGHDMRESSPRLAAAFAEGVTGQGVDVISIGLASTDLLYFASGTLELPGAMFTASHNPARYNGIKLCRSGAAPVGQDSGLSEIQELVAHGVPEFLGAKGSATERGMVADYANFLRELVDLRGVRPLKIVVDAGNGMAGHTVPTVFEDLPIEVVPLYFELDGTFPNHEANPLDPANLVDLQAKVREVGADAGLAFDGDADRCFVVDENADPVAPSAITALVAVRELAKEPGATVIHNLITSNAVPEIVAEHGGEPMRTRVGHSFIKQTMAETGAIFGGEHSAHYYFREFWKADSGMLAALHVLAALGGQDGPLSALMADYSRYAASGEINSTVQDPDGRLRAVAETYRDRNGARIDELDGLTVELADGAWFNLRPSNTEPLLRLNVEAPDAAAVAALRDEVLAVVRG is encoded by the coding sequence GTGCGGGACCTGTCGGAGATCGTCAAGGCGTACGACATCCGCGGGGTGGTGGACGAGCAGCTGGACGCCGACTCGGTGCGCGAGATCGGCGCGGCTTTCACCAGGCTCGTCGGCGGACCAGCCGTGATCGTGGGCCACGACATGCGCGAGTCGTCGCCCCGGCTGGCCGCCGCCTTCGCCGAGGGCGTCACCGGCCAGGGCGTGGACGTGATCTCGATCGGGCTGGCGAGCACGGACCTGCTCTACTTCGCCTCCGGCACGCTGGAGCTGCCGGGCGCGATGTTCACCGCCAGCCACAACCCGGCCCGCTACAACGGCATCAAGCTGTGCCGCTCGGGCGCGGCGCCGGTCGGGCAGGACAGCGGGCTGTCCGAGATCCAGGAGCTGGTCGCGCACGGCGTGCCGGAGTTCCTCGGCGCCAAGGGCAGCGCCACCGAGCGCGGCATGGTCGCCGACTACGCGAACTTCCTGCGCGAGCTGGTGGACCTGCGCGGCGTGCGTCCGCTGAAGATCGTGGTCGACGCGGGCAACGGGATGGCCGGGCACACCGTGCCGACCGTGTTCGAGGACCTGCCGATCGAGGTCGTGCCGCTGTACTTCGAGCTGGACGGCACGTTCCCGAACCACGAGGCGAACCCGCTGGACCCGGCGAACCTGGTGGACCTGCAGGCGAAGGTGCGCGAGGTCGGCGCGGACGCCGGGCTGGCCTTCGACGGGGACGCCGACCGCTGCTTCGTGGTCGACGAGAACGCCGACCCGGTCGCGCCGAGCGCGATCACCGCGCTGGTCGCGGTGCGCGAGCTGGCCAAGGAGCCGGGCGCGACGGTGATCCACAACCTGATCACCTCGAACGCGGTGCCGGAGATCGTCGCCGAGCACGGCGGCGAGCCGATGCGCACCCGGGTGGGGCACTCGTTCATCAAGCAGACCATGGCCGAGACCGGTGCGATCTTCGGCGGCGAGCACTCCGCGCACTACTACTTCCGCGAGTTCTGGAAGGCCGACTCCGGGATGCTGGCCGCGCTGCACGTGCTGGCCGCGCTCGGCGGGCAGGACGGCCCGCTGTCGGCGCTGATGGCCGACTACTCCCGCTACGCGGCCTCCGGTGAGATCAATTCGACGGTCCAGGACCCGGACGGCAGGCTGCGGGCGGTCGCCGAGACCTACCGGGATCGCAACGGAGCTCGAATCGACGAACTGGACGGGCTTACCGTGGAGCTGGCGGACGGTGCCTGGTTCAACCTGCGTCCCTCGAACACCGAGCCGCTGCTGCGGCTGAACGTGGAGGCACCGGACGCCGCGGCGGTGGCCGCGTTGCGCGACGAGGTGCTCGCGGTGGTGCGGGGCTGA
- a CDS encoding DUF3499 domain-containing protein produces the protein MRSVRRCSRTGCTNPAVATLTYAYADSTAVVGPLATYAEPHSYDLCEDHALKLTVPKGWEVVRHEGEFGMPEASADDLTALAEAVREAGRDCDPPDFTVGDGRRGHLRALPDPRDE, from the coding sequence GTGCGGAGCGTGAGGCGGTGCTCGCGGACCGGGTGTACCAACCCGGCCGTTGCGACGCTCACCTATGCCTATGCGGACTCCACCGCCGTGGTCGGACCACTGGCCACCTATGCCGAACCGCACAGCTACGACCTCTGCGAAGACCACGCGCTGAAGCTGACCGTGCCGAAGGGCTGGGAGGTCGTGCGGCACGAGGGCGAGTTCGGCATGCCGGAAGCCTCCGCCGACGACCTGACCGCGCTGGCCGAGGCGGTCCGGGAAGCCGGCCGCGATTGCGACCCGCCGGACTTCACCGTTGGCGACGGCCGCCGCGGCCACCTGCGGGCGCTGCCGGACCCGCGGGACGAGTGA
- a CDS encoding metallopeptidase family protein — MVTARGHRRRTLARRDRRGRGLRGPLYPSSVPVARSRSQRFDALVLEALEPIEQRWHAELTELDVAVDEVPEVKATAPEKIVWDDDVVVDANVPLARLVPSGVDRRGLPTRARIVLYRRPLEARARDGQDMADLLHDVLIEQVATYLGLDPDVIEGQ, encoded by the coding sequence GTGGTGACCGCACGTGGACATCGGCGCCGGACGCTAGCCCGGCGGGACCGTCGAGGCCGCGGACTGCGCGGCCCCCTGTACCCATCGTCGGTCCCCGTCGCGCGCAGCCGCTCCCAGCGGTTCGACGCGCTGGTGCTGGAGGCGCTGGAGCCGATCGAGCAGCGTTGGCACGCCGAGCTGACCGAGCTCGACGTGGCGGTGGATGAGGTTCCGGAAGTCAAGGCCACCGCTCCGGAGAAGATCGTCTGGGACGACGACGTGGTGGTCGACGCGAACGTGCCGCTGGCCCGGCTGGTGCCGTCCGGGGTGGATCGCCGCGGGCTGCCCACCCGGGCGCGGATCGTGCTGTACCGGCGACCGCTGGAGGCGCGCGCCCGGGACGGGCAGGACATGGCCGACCTGCTGCACGACGTGCTGATCGAGCAGGTGGCGACCTACCTGGGCCTGGACCCCGACGTGATCGAGGGCCAGTAG
- a CDS encoding glycosyltransferase, which translates to MVGTARSGTAPRRSTAPVLAVLVCHDGDTALAEVLSALRGLTVRPRHVLAVDTGSADRTAEILAAEDALDGVLTLQRDTGFGTAVAAAVEHANARWGDPGRWLWVLHDDSAPEPDCLRNLLGVAELDSSAAVLGPLGLDWDDPRLVVDGGLSTDASGHRQTGIGASELDPALVGGAGESELDGSGGSDRPLSGGVPEDSGGSVDAVPDDPGMERDGSEPGSADVDAGGADAGGADRAGADSVGEGSADDASVQDDSAGGDSAGVEYAGSVPSRSVAVDSDPAVSVSVSSESASSVSTLADSTPSDAASSDAAPSDLAPSDPARTDPAEPDQAEVDSPDRELSAAEADDAQHGPDPVDQAASEPAAEPRTAGLPVSEVLAVSTAGVLIRRDVFERLGGFDTALPIGFEDVDFGWRVNSDGHLVLCVPGARMRHAGLLRRGERAPDAAAQRTLRAAERVGGVRTFLVNSAALSFVLGVPRLLVLATLRAAGFALLRRWPDAAAELSVLAGICTGRMGLRKARAARREVTPRRSEVRGLLTSRLTRLRNGLRAAFAWLVRERVRRDVVLGRVPSSAAIPGSAAITSSAAPRPVGPEALPAGALPAGAAGPEKQRRVAGLRRPAGPVVVPLESAEAPAEPAAPQRPSPVPRGARPEPAEPDRQLLLVEVNRWRVLRELLLAPPVVLTAALVVLALITHGLVAEFPRFGGTLQGGRLLPVADLSTTWRDYLASWHPVNGGTGSPAPAALLVLAIAGTVLAPIGGPAAVVGALLLFGIPLAGLNTYAATRALPMSGRSRALAAGAYALLPLATLSAGQGRLDVVVAHVLVPPLLAGIAAVIGLTRMAAMGRSRHWLSTACLTALGLAVLGAFAPLVHVILVVLALVGFVAVPSEARRAPRRVAGLAALVLLPVACLLPWPVVLLRHPEIFAHGLGARFTEAAAGGWLAALSPAPAGLAGALLVLTALLALVLAPRKAMLPGAVTALVGWAAAVCVDLFALAPIGGGPATTGATGAALTVAAAGLLWMTLSAGPINRLPRRAGVALLTAALLVTGVSAVLAGRGPLRTEPGGGTPALAAELAGPGALLVLDPGPQPARLVDGSGPRFGDDDLVPVSSAVDWLRQSEADVLSGDQQRVRSALAAAAARGAGHVAVPAAASAEVQRAAGEMVVEHGRLGDGSVVLRVLLPTGPVQLLGPDLARQARLEAAPSPQARPIPVPAATPEVAVRVSAGGVGRALVLAAEHEPGWQVVIDGREAPLAKAWGHQVAVPLPEEAGEVRVDYSDSSRAALLVVQAAALLFTAIAALPSRRSREPQRPSA; encoded by the coding sequence GTGGTCGGGACCGCGCGCTCGGGCACCGCGCCGCGTCGCAGCACCGCGCCGGTGCTGGCCGTGCTGGTGTGCCACGACGGCGACACCGCGCTGGCCGAGGTGCTGTCCGCGTTGCGCGGGCTCACCGTCCGGCCCCGCCACGTGCTCGCGGTGGACACCGGTTCCGCTGATCGCACCGCGGAGATCCTCGCGGCCGAGGACGCGCTGGACGGGGTGCTCACGTTGCAGCGCGACACCGGTTTCGGCACCGCGGTCGCCGCGGCGGTCGAGCACGCGAACGCGCGTTGGGGCGATCCCGGCCGGTGGTTGTGGGTGCTGCACGACGATTCCGCGCCGGAACCGGACTGCCTGCGGAACCTGCTCGGGGTGGCGGAGCTGGATTCGTCGGCCGCGGTGCTGGGACCGCTCGGGCTGGATTGGGACGATCCGCGGCTCGTGGTGGACGGCGGGCTGTCCACGGATGCGTCCGGGCACCGGCAGACCGGCATCGGAGCGTCCGAATTGGACCCTGCGCTGGTGGGCGGTGCCGGTGAGTCCGAACTGGACGGTTCCGGGGGTTCGGATCGTCCGCTTTCCGGCGGTGTGCCGGAGGATTCCGGCGGGTCGGTCGACGCGGTCCCGGACGATCCCGGGATGGAGCGAGACGGCTCGGAGCCGGGTTCGGCCGACGTCGATGCGGGCGGCGCCGATGCGGGCGGCGCGGACCGGGCTGGTGCGGACTCGGTCGGCGAGGGCTCGGCCGACGACGCCTCGGTCCAGGACGATTCGGCCGGGGGCGATTCGGCCGGGGTCGAATACGCCGGGTCCGTCCCTAGTCGGTCGGTAGCCGTCGATTCCGATCCGGCGGTCTCCGTTTCGGTCTCCTCCGAATCGGCATCCTCCGTTTCGACCCTGGCCGATTCGACTCCGTCCGATGCCGCGTCCTCCGATGCGGCGCCGTCCGATCTGGCTCCGTCCGATCCGGCGCGAACCGATCCTGCCGAGCCCGATCAAGCCGAGGTGGATTCGCCGGACCGCGAGTTATCGGCCGCGGAGGCGGACGACGCCCAGCACGGTCCGGACCCGGTTGATCAAGCTGCTTCGGAACCTGCCGCGGAGCCGAGGACCGCGGGCCTGCCGGTCTCCGAAGTCCTCGCCGTGAGCACGGCCGGTGTGCTGATCCGCCGGGACGTGTTCGAGCGGCTCGGCGGCTTCGACACCGCTCTGCCGATCGGTTTCGAGGACGTCGACTTCGGCTGGCGGGTCAACTCCGACGGACACCTCGTGCTGTGCGTGCCGGGCGCGCGGATGCGCCACGCCGGTCTGCTGCGGCGCGGTGAGCGGGCGCCGGATGCCGCTGCGCAGCGCACCCTCCGGGCCGCCGAGCGGGTCGGAGGTGTCCGGACGTTCCTGGTGAACTCGGCGGCCTTGTCGTTCGTGCTGGGCGTTCCGCGCTTGCTGGTGCTCGCGACGCTGCGCGCCGCCGGGTTCGCGCTGCTGCGGCGCTGGCCGGACGCGGCCGCGGAACTGTCGGTGCTCGCCGGGATCTGCACCGGCCGGATGGGCCTGCGCAAGGCGCGGGCGGCCCGCCGCGAAGTCACGCCGCGGCGCTCCGAAGTGCGCGGGTTGCTGACCAGCAGGCTCACCCGGCTGCGCAACGGGCTGCGCGCGGCGTTCGCCTGGCTGGTGCGCGAGCGCGTGCGGCGCGATGTCGTGCTCGGCAGGGTTCCGTCTTCCGCAGCGATCCCCGGAAGCGCGGCGATCACCAGCAGCGCAGCGCCGCGCCCGGTCGGCCCGGAAGCCCTGCCCGCAGGTGCGCTGCCCGCGGGAGCTGCCGGACCGGAGAAGCAGCGCCGCGTCGCGGGCCTGCGACGCCCGGCCGGACCTGTCGTGGTGCCGCTGGAATCCGCCGAGGCCCCGGCCGAACCCGCTGCACCTCAGCGACCGTCGCCGGTTCCGCGCGGGGCGCGGCCCGAGCCCGCCGAACCGGACCGGCAGCTGCTGCTGGTCGAGGTGAATCGCTGGCGGGTGCTGCGGGAGCTGCTGCTGGCTCCACCCGTGGTGCTCACCGCAGCGCTGGTGGTGCTCGCGCTGATCACGCACGGGCTGGTCGCCGAGTTCCCCCGCTTCGGCGGCACCTTGCAGGGCGGGCGGCTGCTGCCGGTCGCGGACCTGAGCACCACCTGGCGCGACTACCTCGCTTCGTGGCATCCGGTGAACGGCGGGACCGGCTCTCCCGCACCCGCCGCGCTGCTGGTGCTCGCCATCGCGGGCACCGTGCTCGCGCCGATCGGCGGACCGGCGGCGGTGGTGGGGGCGCTGCTGCTGTTCGGGATACCGCTGGCCGGGCTGAACACTTACGCGGCCACTCGAGCGCTGCCGATGTCCGGCCGCAGCCGGGCGCTGGCCGCCGGTGCCTACGCGCTGCTGCCGCTGGCCACGTTGTCCGCGGGGCAGGGTCGGCTGGACGTCGTGGTCGCGCACGTGCTGGTGCCGCCGCTGCTGGCGGGTATCGCCGCGGTGATCGGGCTGACCCGGATGGCCGCGATGGGCCGCTCGCGGCATTGGCTCAGCACTGCCTGCCTGACCGCGCTCGGGCTCGCCGTGCTGGGTGCCTTCGCGCCGCTGGTGCACGTGATCCTCGTGGTGCTGGCGCTGGTCGGGTTCGTCGCGGTGCCGAGCGAAGCGCGCCGCGCGCCGCGCCGGGTCGCCGGGTTGGCCGCGCTGGTGCTGCTGCCGGTGGCGTGCCTGCTGCCGTGGCCGGTGGTGCTGCTGCGGCATCCGGAGATCTTCGCGCACGGGCTCGGTGCCCGGTTCACCGAAGCAGCGGCGGGTGGCTGGCTGGCCGCGTTGAGCCCGGCACCCGCGGGCCTCGCCGGTGCGCTGCTGGTGCTGACCGCGCTGTTGGCGCTGGTGCTCGCCCCGCGCAAGGCGATGCTTCCCGGCGCGGTCACCGCGCTGGTCGGCTGGGCGGCCGCGGTCTGCGTGGACCTGTTCGCGCTCGCACCGATCGGCGGTGGTCCCGCCACGACCGGTGCGACCGGGGCAGCGCTCACCGTCGCGGCGGCCGGGCTGCTGTGGATGACGCTGTCGGCGGGGCCGATCAACCGGCTGCCGCGCCGCGCGGGAGTTGCGCTGCTGACGGCCGCGCTGCTGGTCACGGGCGTGAGCGCGGTGCTGGCCGGGCGCGGTCCGCTGCGCACCGAGCCGGGCGGGGGAACCCCTGCGCTCGCCGCGGAACTCGCCGGACCCGGCGCGCTGCTGGTCCTGGACCCGGGGCCACAGCCCGCCCGGCTGGTGGACGGCAGCGGTCCGCGTTTCGGCGACGACGATCTGGTGCCGGTGAGCAGCGCGGTCGACTGGCTCCGGCAGTCCGAGGCGGACGTGCTCTCCGGCGATCAGCAGCGGGTGCGGTCGGCGCTGGCCGCCGCGGCCGCGCGCGGTGCCGGTCACGTCGCCGTGCCCGCCGCCGCTTCGGCGGAGGTGCAGCGCGCGGCCGGCGAAATGGTCGTGGAGCACGGCAGGCTCGGCGACGGCTCGGTGGTGCTGCGCGTGCTGCTGCCGACCGGGCCGGTGCAGCTGCTCGGGCCGGACCTGGCGCGGCAGGCGCGGCTGGAGGCAGCCCCGTCTCCGCAGGCCCGGCCCATTCCGGTGCCCGCAGCGACGCCGGAGGTCGCGGTCCGCGTGTCGGCGGGCGGCGTCGGGCGGGCGCTGGTGCTGGCCGCCGAGCACGAGCCCGGCTGGCAGGTGGTGATCGACGGTCGGGAGGCGCCGCTGGCGAAGGCGTGGGGGCACCAGGTCGCGGTGCCGCTGCCGGAGGAGGCGGGCGAGGTCCGGGTGGACTACAGCGACAGCTCGCGCGCCGCGCTGCTGGTGGTGCAGGCCGCTGCCTTGCTGTTCACCGCGATCGCCGCGCTGCCCTCCCGCCGCTCGCGTGAACCGCAGCGCCCGTCGGCGTGA
- a CDS encoding WhiB family transcriptional regulator, producing MEQNRLTQPHLVRWGDSREADSTDVDVLAQLFELGEQEQEWQERALCAQTDPEAFFPEKGGSTREAKRICAGCEVRSECLEYALEHDERFGIWGGLSERERRRLKRRAG from the coding sequence ATGGAACAGAACCGGCTCACGCAGCCGCACTTGGTGCGGTGGGGGGATTCGCGCGAAGCGGACAGCACCGACGTCGACGTGCTCGCCCAGCTCTTCGAACTCGGCGAGCAGGAACAGGAATGGCAGGAGCGCGCGCTGTGCGCGCAGACCGATCCCGAGGCGTTCTTCCCGGAGAAGGGCGGCTCCACCCGGGAGGCCAAGCGCATCTGCGCCGGCTGCGAAGTGCGCTCGGAGTGCTTGGAGTACGCCCTGGAGCACGATGAGCGGTTCGGCATCTGGGGCGGTCTGTCCGAACGGGAACGACGCAGGTTGAAGCGGCGCGCGGGATGA